The following proteins are co-located in the Pomacea canaliculata isolate SZHN2017 linkage group LG8, ASM307304v1, whole genome shotgun sequence genome:
- the LOC112571055 gene encoding uncharacterized protein LOC112571055, protein MLYTSVGYSIDSIREVLCSNRVEYSTCQVAAALQRGMDKGRIKETPQGRFCLIRPVNQPATQNSSDATTQGSSDATTDATTHGSSDATTDATTHGSSDATTDATTHGSSDATTDATTHGSSDATTDATTHGSSDATTDATTHGSTTSTATRASTSTATMASTSTATQTSTSTATQACTSAPTIASTSTATRATRASTTRASTNPVATRPSSSRESRPSASRTTTERKRRFSATNNKSSNKDE, encoded by the coding sequence ATGTTATATACTTCGGTGGGCTACTCGATTGATTCCATCCGGGAGGTATTGTGCTCCAACCGGGTCGAGTACTCCACATGTCAAGTAGCCGCAGCATTACAAAGGGGAATGGACAAGGGGAGAATCAAAGAGACGCCACAAGGGCGATTTTGTCTGATTCGCCCCGTCAACCAACCGGCGACGCAAAACTCTTCCGATGCCACAACACAAGGCTCTTCCGATGCCACAACGGATGCCACAACACACGGATCTTCCGATGCCACAACGGATGCCACAACACACGGATCTTCCGATGCCACAACGGATGCCACAACACACGGATCTTCCGATGCCACAACGGATGCCACAACACACGGATCTTCCGATGCCACAACGGATGCCACAACACACGGATCTTCCGATGCCACAACGGATGCCACAACACACGGCTCTACCACCAGCACGGCGACTCGAGCCTCTACAAGCACGGCGACGATGGCCTCTACAAGCACGGCGACTCAAACATCTACAAGCACGGCGACTCAAGCCTGTACAAGCGCGCCGACGATAGCCTCTACCAGCACGGCGACACGAGCGACACGAGCCTCTACCACACGAGCCTCTACCAACCCAGTGGCTACGCGACCCTCTTCCAGTCGAGAAAGCCGTCCTTCTGCTTCACGAACGACGACCGAGCGTAAACGGCGTTTCTCAGCTACAAATAACAAGAGCAGCAATAAGGACGAGTGA